AGGAAGGCGGATTCGTCAAAGGGGTGGAAAAGGCCGTCGACTTCCTCAATCCGCTCTCCGACGACTTCAATCCGCTCATGGTGGAACCCTACGTCCCCGTCAGCCAGCGGGCCGTGGACGGTCTGGCCAGGCTGCTGCAGGACGACGACGACCAGGTGCGCGAGAAGGCCGCCGAAGCGCTGGGAATCCTGCGGGCCCGCTCGCGGGTGGCCGAGGTGCGCGAGGCGCTCAGCCGCGAAGACGACAAGGAGGTCAAGGTCGAGTTGATCAGGGCGGCCTACAAGATCGCCGATCCCTCGGTGGGCGGCGCGCTGCTCCCGCTGGTGGAGGACGACAGCAAGGAAGTGCGCGACGAGGCCATTTTCGCCCTGGGACGCCTGCGCATCGAGGAAGCCGTCCCCCGGCTGACCGAACTGCTGGACGTGAAAGAGCGGCGGCGCCTCTGGAAGGTGGTTCCCGTGAGCGGCAAGGACGACCTTGAAAAGCGCGCCTTCATCGCCCTTTCCCATATCGGCGATGCCCGCTCCAAAGGCGTCTTCATCAACGGCCTGGCCGATCCCCGCCAGGACTTCCGGCGCTATGCCGCCGAAGGACTGGCCCGCATCGGCGAAGCCGACCAGAACCTCATCCGCGACCTGGCCCGCGACCAGCTTCGAGCCGACAGCAAGCAGGTCAAGCTGGCCCTCTCCTTCGCCCTTTACCGGCTGGGACGTCCCGAGCACCTGGTGGCGCTGGTCGACGACATCGGACGCAACCAGGCCTTCAACTACCTGCTGGAACTGCAGCCTGCGGAGATCGACCAGCTCATCCCCTACCTGGAGAGCGAATCCAAGCCCATCAAAGTGCGCCTGCTGGAAGTGATCGGGATCCGCGGCAACGCCTCCCACCTCGCCGAGGTGGAACGCTGGAGCCGTTCCGAGGACGCCGAAATCGTGTCCGCCGCCAACATGGCCGGGCGCCGCATCCGGGGCCGGCAGGACAGCTCCTGAGCGGGCCGATATGATATAAAATCCTCTCTCGTAAACAGCCAACGAGGTACGGCCTTGACCATCGACGACATTGCCAATTACTGCGAGTTCAAAGATTGCCAAGTCTCCCTGGGCAGCCCCGAGGCCGGTTTCATTCATGTCGACGGCTACGGATTGGTGCGCAACACCTACAACTACAGGCGCTTTCTGGCTCTCAACGAGCTGGGAGCCCTCTCTTCGCCCGATCAAGTAGTGGAGGCCGCCCAGACCTTCAAGATCAAGGACGCGCGCGGCGAGCGCAGCCTCGACCGCCAGGCTTTCCAGACCGAGATGAACAAGGTGCTGGCCTTGCTGGACCAATAAGGCGCCAGGCACTCC
This sequence is a window from Acidobacteriota bacterium. Protein-coding genes within it:
- a CDS encoding HEAT repeat domain-containing protein; translated protein: MMSRFVELGAVWRMVVLGLVAAAFGGALLGQTREVPVEGLIYDLQHPDPERKKEAARLLGANKVRDAVPQLVDVSSDPNDGVRLEVMRALVAINDTRALPAYIERLDDPKNAIQRKAIEGLVDMYVYQEGGFVKGVEKAVDFLNPLSDDFNPLMVEPYVPVSQRAVDGLARLLQDDDDQVREKAAEALGILRARSRVAEVREALSREDDKEVKVELIRAAYKIADPSVGGALLPLVEDDSKEVRDEAIFALGRLRIEEAVPRLTELLDVKERRRLWKVVPVSGKDDLEKRAFIALSHIGDARSKGVFINGLADPRQDFRRYAAEGLARIGEADQNLIRDLARDQLRADSKQVKLALSFALYRLGRPEHLVALVDDIGRNQAFNYLLELQPAEIDQLIPYLESESKPIKVRLLEVIGIRGNASHLAEVERWSRSEDAEIVSAANMAGRRIRGRQDSS